The Haloplanus sp. CK5-1 genome contains a region encoding:
- a CDS encoding DUF2391 family protein has product MVGARRRYKLADSAQQIVGGFLLAGPFVVTEEVWVLAAGMSWLQTAATVGIVLAIGYGALYKADDRDPDAETEVGGIPVRFLSLVAVSYGSVFALAVAFGAPATFVGETGGPLVDVAGVGVDLRAAEVTLKAVSVGSVFSVVGAATADSLF; this is encoded by the coding sequence ATGGTCGGAGCGCGGCGGCGGTACAAGTTGGCCGACAGCGCACAGCAGATCGTCGGGGGCTTCCTCCTCGCCGGTCCGTTCGTCGTGACCGAGGAGGTGTGGGTCCTCGCCGCCGGCATGTCGTGGCTGCAGACCGCCGCAACCGTCGGGATCGTCCTCGCGATCGGGTACGGCGCGCTCTACAAGGCCGACGACCGCGACCCAGACGCCGAGACCGAAGTGGGTGGGATTCCCGTCCGGTTTCTCTCCCTCGTGGCCGTCTCCTACGGGTCGGTGTTCGCCCTCGCCGTGGCGTTCGGCGCGCCCGCGACGTTCGTCGGCGAGACCGGCGGGCCACTCGTCGACGTCGCTGGTGTCGGTGTCGACCTCCGCGCAGCCGAGGTGACGCTCAAGGCCGTCAGCGTCGGCTCCGTGTTCAGCGTCGTCGGCGCGGCGACGGCCGACTCGCTGTTCTGA
- a CDS encoding AI-2E family transporter has protein sequence MTLERRHVLGAVFVLAVVGTAVLVADVLATVFFAVTVAYLLVPLHEELTSRGLSTWWASIAATAAAALAVVALAVPLLLVVVGRLDEILAILSSLPPTLTVDLYGFSATVTLSEARAMVLGYGRSLARSVAVVGPVLALKLTVFVMLVFALLSRTADADRAAIALVPQGYRDLARGLGRRTRATLFGIYVLQAATAAGTFVIAAVFFFLLGYPYVLTLAVVAAILQFVPVIGPSVLLVVLAAGHVIAGDLVQASMVLVPGLVLIAWLPDVLIRPRLARETADLPGSLYFVGFVGGLLTLGPVGVIAGPLAVALAVESAERLSAELNDVSVAED, from the coding sequence GTGACGCTCGAACGTCGGCACGTCCTCGGTGCGGTGTTCGTGCTCGCGGTCGTCGGGACCGCCGTCCTCGTCGCAGACGTGTTGGCGACGGTGTTCTTCGCCGTGACGGTCGCCTATCTGCTCGTGCCGCTCCACGAGGAACTGACCAGCCGGGGGCTCTCCACGTGGTGGGCGAGCATCGCCGCGACGGCGGCGGCGGCGCTCGCGGTCGTCGCCCTCGCAGTCCCGCTCCTGTTGGTCGTGGTCGGCCGCCTCGACGAGATCCTCGCGATCCTCTCGTCGCTCCCGCCGACGCTGACGGTCGACCTCTACGGCTTCTCGGCGACGGTGACCCTCTCGGAGGCCAGGGCGATGGTCCTGGGATACGGGCGGAGCCTCGCCCGGTCGGTCGCCGTCGTCGGTCCCGTCCTGGCGCTCAAACTGACCGTGTTCGTGATGCTCGTGTTCGCCCTGCTCTCGAGGACCGCCGACGCCGACCGTGCGGCAATCGCCCTCGTCCCACAGGGGTACCGCGACCTGGCCCGGGGACTGGGGCGGCGGACCCGCGCGACCCTCTTCGGCATCTACGTCCTCCAGGCGGCGACCGCAGCCGGCACCTTCGTCATCGCGGCGGTCTTCTTTTTCCTGCTTGGCTACCCGTACGTCCTCACGCTGGCCGTCGTCGCCGCGATCCTCCAGTTCGTCCCGGTGATCGGTCCGTCGGTGTTGCTCGTCGTCCTCGCTGCCGGTCACGTGATCGCCGGCGACCTCGTGCAGGCGTCGATGGTCCTCGTCCCCGGACTCGTCCTGATCGCGTGGCTGCCGGACGTGTTGATCCGACCACGGCTCGCCCGCGAGACGGCCGACCTCCCGGGGAGTCTCTACTTCGTCGGGTTCGTCGGCGGTCTCCTGACGCTGGGACCCGTCGGAGTCATCGCCGGGCCGCTGGCCGTCGCGCTCGCCGTCGAGAGCGCCGAGCGCCTCTCGGCGGAGCTCAACGACGTCTCCGTCGCGGAGGATTGA
- a CDS encoding sulfurtransferase, protein MSDSAYAKDVLVSADWVEDHLDDFQSDDSNHRLVEVDVDTEAYDEGHAPGAIGFNWETQLQDQTTRDILSKEDFEDLLGSHGISDDSTVVLYGDNSNWFAAYTYWQFKYYGHDDVRLMDGGRDYWLENDYPLTDEVPEFSAVDYEASGPRESIRAYREDVENAIERGLPLVDVRSPEEFTGEILAPPGLQETAQRGGHVPGAKNISWAAVTNDDGTFKTRDEIADLYAEEGIDGEGTTVAYCRIGERSSVAWFALHELLGYEDTINYDGSWTEWGNLVGAPVEKGEADD, encoded by the coding sequence ATGTCAGACTCAGCGTACGCGAAAGACGTTCTGGTGTCGGCGGACTGGGTGGAAGACCACCTCGACGACTTCCAGAGTGACGACTCGAACCACCGACTCGTGGAAGTCGACGTGGACACCGAAGCCTACGACGAGGGCCACGCCCCCGGTGCCATCGGCTTCAACTGGGAGACCCAACTGCAAGACCAGACCACGCGCGACATCCTCTCGAAGGAGGACTTCGAGGACCTCCTGGGGAGTCACGGCATCTCCGACGACTCCACCGTCGTGCTGTACGGTGACAACTCCAACTGGTTCGCAGCCTACACCTACTGGCAGTTCAAGTACTACGGCCACGACGACGTGCGCCTGATGGACGGCGGGCGCGACTACTGGCTCGAGAACGACTATCCGCTGACCGACGAGGTCCCCGAGTTCTCGGCCGTCGACTACGAGGCCTCGGGTCCCCGGGAGAGCATCCGTGCCTACCGCGAGGACGTCGAGAACGCGATCGAGCGCGGCCTGCCGCTGGTTGACGTCCGCTCGCCCGAGGAGTTCACGGGCGAGATCCTCGCGCCCCCGGGACTGCAGGAGACCGCCCAGCGCGGCGGCCACGTCCCCGGCGCGAAGAACATCTCGTGGGCCGCCGTCACGAACGACGACGGCACGTTCAAGACCCGCGACGAGATCGCCGACCTCTACGCCGAGGAAGGCATCGACGGCGAGGGGACGACCGTCGCCTACTGCCGCATCGGCGAGCGCTCGTCGGTCGCCTGGTTCGCGCTCCACGAACTGCTCGGCTACGAGGACACGATCAACTACGACGGCTCCTGGACCGAGTGGGGCAACCTCGTCGGCGCGCCCGTCGAGAAGGGCGAGGCCGACGACTAG